The Xenopus tropicalis strain Nigerian chromosome 2, UCB_Xtro_10.0, whole genome shotgun sequence genome window below encodes:
- the LOC101735240 gene encoding olfactory receptor 56A4 translates to MNSSLDLEEYLLDYSTGINSSLEFVLICFPEIHSWHISGLLMFFLSVALVSNLTLLLVIGTEPRLHHPMYYFLAMLSFVDVLLCTVATPKVLANLWNEDKTISSAACFTQMFFINVWSAMESSIFLVMAYDRYVAICHPLHYPTIITNKLVAKASAFILIRNLVLSLPLPLLAARLDYCSLREIPHCFCENMSVEKLSCSNYSASSIYGLVVFFVVGGADLLFIIFSYLVVLRVVVASRSFSAAFKAFRTCSSHLILICFFYITIGITMVSNRADKQIPRHVHVLLALLHHLLPPALNPLVYGAMTEEIRHAIRRLLERIKVHPYLGA, encoded by the exons ATGA ACAGTTCATTGGACCTGGAAGAGTATTTGTTGGACTACAGCACTGGAATTAACTCATCGCTGGAATTTGTACTGATCTGCTTCCCAGAGATCCACAGCTGGCACATCTCAGGTCTTCTCATGTTCTTCCTCTCGGTTGCTCTTGTCTCCAACCTGACGCTGCTGCTTGTGATTGGCACGGAACCAAGACTCCACCACCCAATGTATTACTTTCTGGCAATGTTATCATTCGTAGATGTCCTCCTTTGCACAGTGGCTACTCCTAAAGTCCTGGCCAACCTTTGGAATGAAGACAAGACTATAAGCTCAGCAGCTTGTTTCACCCAGATGTTCTTCATAAACGTATGGTCGGCTATGGAGTCATCTATATTCCTGGTGATGGCGTATGATCGATATGTTGCTATCTGCCACCCTCTACATTACCCCACTATCATTACCAACAAACTTGTAGCCAAAGCGAGTGCATTCATCCTCATCAGGAACCTTGTCTTGTCCTTGCCTCTTCCCCTACTAGCAGCTCGCCTTGATTACTGCTCCCTGAGAGAGATCCCTCACTGCTTCTGTGAAAATATGTCGGTGGAAAAGTTGTCCTGCAGCAATTATTCTGCCAGTAGTATCTACGGTTTAGTGGTCTTCTTCGTAGTGGGAGGTGCAGACCTCCTCTTCATCATTTTCTCATACTTAGTAGTCCTTAGGGTTGTGGTGGCTTCTCGTTCCTTCTCCGCTGCCTTCAAAGCATTTAGAACTTGCAGCTCCCACCTTATACTCATCTGCTTTTTTTATATCACTATTGGCATCACAATGGTTTCCAACCGAGCCGACAAACAGATCCCCCGCCATGTCCACGTATTGCTCGCCCTCTTGCACCACCTTCTGCCCCCAGCTTTGAACCCTCTTGTATATGGAGCAATGACAGAGGAAATCAGGCACGCAATCAGGAGACTTCTAGAGAGGATCAAAGTCCATCCTTATCTTGGTGCTTAG